A part of Aegilops tauschii subsp. strangulata cultivar AL8/78 chromosome 2, Aet v6.0, whole genome shotgun sequence genomic DNA contains:
- the LOC109736810 gene encoding kinesin-like protein KIN-14H produces MASSLTPRSPYQKKENLGSLRRGMGYNAPPRRNVLSAINNGGGANAEPAPSEAGSEAPAFEFSGREDVDRLLSEKMKGKSKNDYKGRTEQMSEYIKRLRACIRWLVELEDGYLAEQEKLRGQIDSDNARHAEFEAQLGGALEELKAANLEMTTRCDSLEESLNKEKADRLIAVESYEKEREERESAEASRDVLTVDLERVTHEAKRFSEQLKMVQDTNKRLQEYNSSLQQYNSNLQADTSKNGEIISKLQREKSAMMEAMTNLKDLNNSMKNQLDSSMSSQKEAIRVKEELRKEVECLRADLQQVREDRDQSVAQLNTLTAELATYSEQARKSSKDSELLRIKAAAFEETCSSQQEQIETLQKQLAVATEKLKHADVTAIEAMTGYESQKETIKDLEERLAYAEFQIIEADKLRKKLHNTILELKGNIRVFCRVRPFLSDTDSNGQEEAIISYPSSVENAGRGIDLMNQGQKCSFSYDKVFDHSASQDDVFVEMSQLVQSALDGYKVCIFAYGQTGSGKTYTMMGKPGRDQKGIIPRSLEQIFKTSQSLESQGWKYCMQASMLEIYNETIRDLLAPGRSSSEMPGGKQYTIKHDSQGNTTVSDLTTTNVFSTADVTSLLEKASHSRSVGKTQMNEQSSRSHFVFTLKIFGSNESTGQQVQGVLNLIDLAGSERLTKSGATGERLKETQAINKSLSALSDVIFAIAKNDDHVPFRNSKLTYLLQPCLGGDSKTLMFVNVSPEASSAGETLCSLRFASRVNACEIGVARRQTQSKSSSDNSNRLSYG; encoded by the exons ATGGCGTCCTCCCTCACGCCGCGCAGCCCGTACCAG AAAAAGGAGAACCTGGGGAGCCTGCGGCGGGGGATGGGGTACAACGCGCCGCCGCGCCGCAACGTGCTCTCGGCCATCAACAACGGCGGCGGCGCCAACGCCGAGCCGGCGCCCTCGGAGGCCGGCTCCGAGGCGCCCGCCTTCGAGTTCAGCGGGAGGGAGGATGTGGACCGCCTGCTCAGCGAGAAGATGAAGGGCAAATCCAAGAACGACTACAAG GGCCGGACGGAGCAGATGAGCGAGTACATCAAGAGGCTGAGGGCCTGCATCCGGTGGCTGGTGGAGCTGGAAGACGGCTACTTGGCCGAGCAGGAGAAGCTTCGGGGGCAGATTGATTCAGACAATGCTCGTCATGCAGAGTTTG AGGCTCAGCTCGGTGGTGCGCTTGAAGAATTGAAAGCGGCAAACTTGGAGATGACAACACGGTGTGACTCACTGGAGGAGAGCTTGAACAAGGAGAAGGCCGACAGGCTG ATTGCTGTGGAATCCTATGAAAAGGAAAGAGAAGAAAGGGAATCAGCCGAGGCTTCACGGGATGTACTGACCGTCGATCTTGAAAGGGTCACTCATGAGGCAAAACGGTTCAGTGAGCAG CTAAAAATGGTCCAAGACACCAACAAAAGACTTCAGGAATACAACTCCAGCTTGCAGCAATACAACAGTAATCTTCAAGCTGATACATCGAAGAACGGAGAAATCATTTCGAAGCTGCAAAGGGAGAAGAGTGCAATGATGGAAGCCATGACTAATCTGAAAGATCTTAACAACTCAATGAAGAACCAGTTGGATTCTTCCATG TCCTCCCAGAAAGAAGCAATTAGAGTGAAAGAAGAACTTAGAAAAGAAGTAGAATGCCTCAGAGCTGATTTACAACAAGTTAGAGAAGACCGTGATCAGTCTGTTGCTCAACTGAATACCTTGACCGCGGAACTGGCCACTTACAGCGAACAGGCTAGAAAGTCTTCGAAAGACTCTGAACTTTTGAGAATAAAGGCGGCAGCCTTTGAG GAAACATGCAGTTCACAGCAAGAGCAAATTGAAACATTGCAGAAGCAGCTTGCAGTTGCAACTGAGAAGCTGAAG CATGCTGATGTGACTGCAATTGAGGCGATGACAGGATATGAATCACAGAAAGAGACAATCAAAGATCTGGAAGAGCGTTTGGCATATGCAGAGTTTCAAATCATTGAAGCTGACAAGCTACGAAAGAAGCTGCACAATACCATCTTG GAACTAAAAGGCAATATCAGAGTATTTTGTAGGGTTCGACCTTTTCTGTCGGACACCGATTCTAATGGTCAGGAAGAAGCCATTATTTCTTATCCATCATCCGTGGAAAATGCTGGGCGTGGTATTGATTTAATGAATCAAG GTCAGAAATGTTCTTTTTCATATGACAAGGTTTTCGATCACAGCGCTTCGCAAGATGATGTGTTTGTGGAAATGTCACAGCTAGTCCAAAGTGCGCTTGATGGATACAAG GTATGCATATTTGCATATGGTCAAACAGGGTCAGGTAAAACTTATACAATGATGGGTAAGCCAGGCCGTGATCAGAAAGGTATCATACCTCGATCTTTGGAGCAAATTTTCAAGACCAGTCAGTCTCTAGAATCTCAAGGATGGAAGTATTGTATGCAG GCGTCAATGTTGGAAATATACAATGAGACAATTCGTGACTTGTTAGCACCAGGACGCTCCAGTAGTGAGATGCCTGGCGGTAAACAATACACAATAAAGCATGATTCCCAGGGAAACACAACAGTCTCCGATCTTACAACTACTAATGTGTTCAGCACTGCTGATGTGACGTCTCTTCTAGAGAAAGCATCTCATAGCAG GTCTGTAGGTAAGACCCAAATGAATGAGCAATCTTCCAGGAGCCATTTTGTCTTCACACTAAAGATATTTGGATCAAATGAG AGCACAGGCCAACAAGTGCAAGGTGTGCTGAACTTGATTGATTTGGCTGGGAGTGAACGGCTTACTAAAAGTGGCGCAACAGGTGAACGCTTGAAGGAAACTCAG GCCATCAACAAGAGCCTGTCAGCTCTCAGCGATGTTATCTTTGCGATTGCGAAAAACGATGACCATGTGCCCTTTAGGAACTCGAAGCTCACGTACCTCTTGCAG CCTTGCCTTGGTGGGGACTCGAAGACGCTCATGTTCGTCAACGTTTCGCCCGAGGCGTCCTCAGCCGGGGAGACTCTCTGCTCCCTGAGGTTCGCGTCGAGGGTGAACGCGTGCGAGATCGGGGTGGCGAGACGGCAGACACAGTCCAAGTCCTCCTCGGATAACAGTAACAGGCTGAGCTACGGGTGA